The DNA region ATTCCATCTTTAACTGTGCAGGTCAATTCAAACTGACCGGATGCGCGCACATGCAAATTATTTATCTGACTAACAATTAAAGAATCGGTATTGACACAACCATTTGCTGGGTTGGTAACCTGTATGTAGTAAGTACCCGGTTTGTTGATTTTAACTTGAAGAGCATTTGTTGGACTGATAAAATTTCCTTGTGGACTATTCCATACAATCAATTCATTTCCTTTTGGATTGACGATTTGTCCATTAAGTGTTAAATCAAGGATAGAACAATTCAATTGAGCATTTGCCCCGGCATCTATAAGAGGCTTTTGGATGTCTTCGAAAATCGTTACCTGTGTTGAATCTTCGCAATGATTGAGTGTATCAATTACCCGCAGTATGTAAAGACCAGCTTTATCCAGTTGGATGGTAAGTCCGTTAGTGGATCCAACAATATTTCCATTGGCATGGGTCCATTGATAGTTGAATCGGTTTCCGGTACTTGAGCCTTGTCCGCTAATATTCAACAATCGCTTAATACACGTTAAGGTATCTAGGCTTGAAATCATGGCAATGGGTTTCGCAGTGTCTGCAAGGATACTTAGTTGATCTACCGACTGACACCCATTTACAAGATCTGTATTGCTTACATAATAAGTACCTGGGCTTCCTGCAACCGTACCGGCACTGTTAACGAGTCCAATGAGCATGCCATCTAATGTTGACCAGTTGTATTGCAAAGAATGATTGGTTGTAGGACTACTCGCCAACAAATTAAATTGGGTGGAACTGCAATTCCAAATAAGGTCTTGTCCTGCATTTACCTGTGGACGAACGGTATCTATTAGTACTGTTATTTTTACAAGGGTACTGCAACCATTGACCAAATCTTTTACCGACAAACTGTAATCACCGGCTTGTGTAATGCCCGGATTTAAACTGGTTGCATTTTGAATTGGTTGACCTTGATCTGCAATCCAATTGAATTGGATTTGATTGCCTACCGGTGAGTTTGCTGTTCCAACTAAATTAATACTGTTTTTCTTGCAACTTAACGTATCAGGAAATGCGATACTTGCAAAAGGAGCATTTAAATCAGGTTTTACATTGATGGTTGCCGTATCTGCACAACCATTGACGGTGTCACGTACAATCAGTGAATAGTCTCCTGCAGAACGAACAAAAAGTTTATTGCTTCCTTGTCCGCTTCCAATGGTTCCATTAAATGTAAACCATTGATAAGTTAGCTGATTGCCAGTTGACGAAAGTCCGCCGTCAATAGCAATTAATGTGTCAGAACAAGTAAAATTTAAACCAGGACCGAGTTGTGCATTGGGCACCACTTTATTCTCATCAATAAAAATAGAATCAATATTGCTGCAATGATTGTTTGTATCAATCACTTGTATAATATACCATCCGGGTGCATTTACAATGGGAGTTAGTGTATTGTTTCCGGATACAATATTTCCATTTGTGGTGGTCCAAAAATAATTGGTAGAATCTGTTTTGGTTCCATTACCATTTAATTGCAATTGCAGAGTTGAACAATTTAAAGTTCCTCCTGATCCTGCTGCAACCGCGGGCAGTTTTCTGCTGTCAACAATCAATAAACTATCAGTAGATGTACATCCATTAATTTTATTGACAGCGGTAAGCACCACTTTCCCAGCTTTGGTTTCGGTTTTTGAATTCAGCATGGATTCAGCTGGTAAATTTCCAGAAGGCAAATTCCAAAAATAGTCAATAGACTGATTTGGATTATTTCCATTTGCTTGAATTGTAACATTTGACTGAATGCAATCAAGAATTAAGTCTGGTCCTAATTCCAAATCTGGAATTAAAGTGTCTTTTTTTACTGCAATGGATTTATCGGTAAAACATTTATTCGTTTTATCGGTAATCCGAAGTTGATAGTTGCCTTCCTTGGAAGTAAACAAACTGTCTTCATTGCGAAGTTTGGAATTATCAGGCAACAACCATTCATACGTATATTTTGAAGTATCAAAAGGAGTTCCTGTTAGCAAGGCATTGTTTCGAATGCAATTCAATAAGGTATCGCCGGAAAATTTGAGATTGGGATGTAAGGTATCTGAGACTACTACATCCTGTATTTCTAATTCACAACCGGAATTGGCATCTATGATAACAACTTTGTAGATACCGGCTTCTGTGACATAGGCAATGGAATCATTTCTTCCCCGGTGAATCTTATTTGCAGGAATCCAATTAAAAGTAAATTGTCCACTTCCATTGAGCGGATTGGCTTTTAGAATGATGGTATCTGAATTGCAATTGGCAATTCCTTCAACTTCTAAAGTCCCTTCCAAATCATCAGATGCGCTTACATCGATTTCTGCTTCTTTTTCACAAATGACATTGCCATTTTTATAAGTAACTTTAATGATATAGGTTCCGCTTCCTTGGCCCCGTGCGGTTAATCCATTTTGTGAAACGATTTTACCACCAACCGTACTCCATTCATAAGTAATATTTGGACCAGCAGTTGAACCAATTGCATTCAAGTCAAAAATATCAGAGGCACATTTTGGAAGTTTTGGAACTTCAATACGTGCTTTAAGATCTACTACTTCAACCATGACTTCATCGTCATCCATGCATTTTTCATACATCTCGATATCATCAATGGCGAAGTCATTACCAAAACCGACACCGGTTGTTTCACGGATACACATTTCGACGTTACCGGATTTTGCTTGAAAGCACGCTTCAAATTCGATCCAGTCACAAAGTGCTCCTGCTGTCACCGACCCAATTGAAACACCATCTGCCTGAACGTTTAAAACACAGGGGGAAACCGGATAAACACTGGTAACATAAAGGCGAAATAAATAACTGTGGCCGTTAATAACGTTTACGTTCTGGCACCAAACTTTGGCATTGGTGGCAG from Saprospiraceae bacterium includes:
- a CDS encoding gliding motility-associated C-terminal domain-containing protein, which translates into the protein MSLRLNYLYIAVFLVFNSIAGYSQCTGLSADAGPDLFTCDPSMPVQLMGSYSGNPMKYSWTPTTYLSDPNATDPIVNAPPGKYKYTFTVEQVGTTNLIRNGDFEAGNSGFTHEYSYGSPGGTFGPGWLSVGPDPFPYNSGFSHCPDHTTGSGNMLIVDGHTATNAKVWCQNVNVINGHSYLFRLYVTSVYPVSPCVLNVQADGVSIGSVTAGALCDWIEFEACFQAKSGNVEMCIRETTGVGFGNDFAIDDIEMYEKCMDDDEVMVEVVDLKARIEVPKLPKCASDIFDLNAIGSTAGPNITYEWSTVGGKIVSQNGLTARGQGSGTYIIKVTYKNGNVICEKEAEIDVSASDDLEGTLEVEGIANCNSDTIILKANPLNGSGQFTFNWIPANKIHRGRNDSIAYVTEAGIYKVVIIDANSGCELEIQDVVVSDTLHPNLKFSGDTLLNCIRNNALLTGTPFDTSKYTYEWLLPDNSKLRNEDSLFTSKEGNYQLRITDKTNKCFTDKSIAVKKDTLIPDLELGPDLILDCIQSNVTIQANGNNPNQSIDYFWNLPSGNLPAESMLNSKTETKAGKVVLTAVNKINGCTSTDSLLIVDSRKLPAVAAGSGGTLNCSTLQLQLNGNGTKTDSTNYFWTTTNGNIVSGNNTLTPIVNAPGWYIIQVIDTNNHCSNIDSIFIDENKVVPNAQLGPGLNFTCSDTLIAIDGGLSSTGNQLTYQWFTFNGTIGSGQGSNKLFVRSAGDYSLIVRDTVNGCADTATINVKPDLNAPFASIAFPDTLSCKKNSINLVGTANSPVGNQIQFNWIADQGQPIQNATSLNPGITQAGDYSLSVKDLVNGCSTLVKITVLIDTVRPQVNAGQDLIWNCSSTQFNLLASSPTTNHSLQYNWSTLDGMLIGLVNSAGTVAGSPGTYYVSNTDLVNGCQSVDQLSILADTAKPIAMISSLDTLTCIKRLLNISGQGSSTGNRFNYQWTHANGNIVGSTNGLTIQLDKAGLYILRVIDTLNHCEDSTQVTIFEDIQKPLIDAGANAQLNCSILDLTLNGQIVNPKGNELIVWNSPQGNFISPTNALQVKINKPGTYYIQVTNPANGCVNTDSLIVSQINNLHVRASGQFELTCTVKDGILVGAVQNGSGTENLNWTTNQGNIVGSNTLLTAKVDRPGVYYFRVQNPANGCAGLDSVVVTENTNVPTAIDFNVDQPKCPGDGWNLNLNLITGGEKPLRYFLDNQEFFNSQYSGTVSGNHQIRVLDKNGCELLSSFNIIQPAGLNVQLIPLVKLQSGEDYTIQPTYSIPKDSIASFDWSPADYLSCTNCESPKVIHLDKEIEYILTITNNNGCTATARIRLEVVKRNIWFPNAISPNGDNINDSFYPVVTEDSYNEIKSLQIFDRWGNRLYEAVHFPPNDPSYGWKARVDGEVVIPGVYVYLLELEWKNGEIQKFYGDLNVIR